From the Helicobacter pylori genome, one window contains:
- the hemB gene encoding porphobilinogen synthase gives MFKRLRRLRSSENLRAMLRETRLNINDFIAPLFVIESDSYIKNEISSMPGVYQMSIEPLLKECEELVGLGIKAVLLFGIPKHKDATGSHALNKDHIVAKATREIKKRFKDLIVIADLCFCEYTDHGHCGILENDSVSNDKTLEILNLQGLILAESGVDILAPSNMMDGNVLSLRKALDKAGYFHTPIMSYSTKFASSYYGPFRDVANSAPSFGDRKSYQMDYANQKEALLESLEDEKQGADILMVKPALAYLDIVKEIRNHTLLPLALYNVSGEYAMLKLAQKHNLINYESVLLETMTCFKRAGADMIISYHAKEVANLLQRN, from the coding sequence ATGTTCAAACGATTGAGAAGATTACGAAGCAGCGAAAATTTAAGAGCGATGTTAAGAGAAACGCGTTTAAATATCAATGATTTCATCGCTCCTTTATTTGTCATAGAAAGCGATAGTTATATTAAAAACGAAATCAGCTCCATGCCTGGCGTGTATCAAATGAGTATAGAGCCTCTTTTAAAAGAATGCGAAGAATTAGTGGGTTTAGGCATAAAAGCCGTTTTATTGTTTGGCATTCCTAAACATAAGGACGCAACAGGAAGCCATGCGTTAAATAAGGATCACATTGTCGCAAAAGCCACGAGAGAAATTAAAAAACGATTTAAGGATTTAATCGTTATAGCGGATTTGTGTTTTTGCGAATACACCGACCATGGGCATTGCGGGATTTTAGAAAACGATTCTGTGTCTAACGATAAAACGCTAGAGATTTTAAATCTTCAAGGGCTTATTTTAGCCGAAAGCGGCGTGGATATTCTAGCCCCAAGCAACATGATGGATGGCAATGTTTTAAGCTTGAGAAAAGCACTAGATAAGGCCGGGTATTTTCACACGCCCATCATGAGCTATTCCACTAAATTTGCGAGCAGTTATTATGGGCCTTTTAGAGATGTGGCCAATTCTGCGCCGAGTTTTGGCGATCGCAAAAGCTATCAAATGGATTACGCTAACCAAAAAGAAGCGCTTTTAGAAAGCTTGGAAGATGAAAAGCAGGGCGCGGATATTTTAATGGTGAAGCCGGCTTTGGCGTATCTGGATATTGTTAAAGAGATTAGAAATCACACTTTGCTCCCTTTAGCGCTCTATAACGTGAGTGGGGAATACGCTATGCTCAAACTCGCGCAAAAACACAACCTGATCAACTATGAAAGCGTTTTGTTAGAAACGATGACTTGTTTTAAAAGAGCGGGAGCGGATATGATTATCAGCTATCATGCTAAAGAAGTGGCTAACTTATTACAAAGGAATTGA
- a CDS encoding tetratricopeptide repeat protein, which translates to MIKSWTKKWVLILFLMASCFGHLVATTGEKYFKMANQALKRGDYHRAVAFYKRSCNLRMGVGCTSLGSMYEYGDGVDQNISKAVFYYRRGCNLRNHLACASLGSMYEDGDGVQKDLPKAIYYYRRGCHLKGGVSCGSLGFMYFNGTGVKQNYAKALSFSKYACSLNYGISCNFVGYMYRSAKGVEQDLKKAFANFKRGCHLKDGASCVSLGYLYEAGMNVKQNEEQALNLYKKGCSLKEGSGCHNVAVMYYTGRGVPKDLEKATSYYKKGCALGFSGSCKVLEVIGKESDNLQDDAQNDTQDSVQ; encoded by the coding sequence ATGATAAAGAGTTGGACTAAAAAGTGGGTTTTGATTTTATTTTTAATGGCAAGCTGTTTTGGTCATTTGGTGGCTACAACCGGTGAGAAATATTTTAAGATGGCTAATCAAGCCCTTAAGAGAGGGGATTACCATAGAGCGGTGGCTTTTTATAAGAGGAGCTGTAATTTGAGGATGGGGGTTGGTTGCACGAGTTTAGGCTCTATGTATGAATATGGCGATGGCGTGGATCAGAATATTTCAAAAGCCGTTTTTTATTACAGAAGAGGGTGTAATTTAAGGAATCATCTCGCTTGCGCGAGTCTAGGCTCTATGTATGAAGATGGCGATGGCGTTCAAAAAGACCTTCCAAAGGCTATCTATTATTACAGGAGAGGGTGCCACTTAAAAGGTGGGGTGAGCTGCGGTAGTTTGGGTTTTATGTATTTTAATGGTACGGGCGTTAAACAAAATTATGCCAAAGCCCTTTCTTTTTCTAAATACGCTTGCAGTTTGAATTATGGCATTAGTTGTAACTTTGTAGGGTATATGTATAGGAGTGCCAAAGGCGTGGAGCAGGATTTGAAAAAAGCCTTTGCGAATTTTAAAAGAGGGTGCCATTTAAAAGACGGGGCGAGCTGTGTGAGCTTGGGATACTTGTATGAAGCCGGTATGAATGTCAAACAAAATGAAGAGCAGGCTTTGAATCTTTATAAAAAGGGTTGCTCTTTAAAAGAAGGGAGCGGTTGTCATAATGTGGCGGTGATGTATTACACGGGTAGGGGAGTTCCAAAAGATTTGGAGAAAGCCACTTCATATTATAAGAAAGGGTGCGCTTTAGGCTTTAGTGGTAGTTGTAAGGTGTTAGAAGTGATTGGCAAGGAGTCTGATAATTTGCAAGATGACGCGCAAAACGACACGCAAGATAGCGTGCAATAA
- a CDS encoding peptidase U32 family protein has product MILNQVELLSPAGNLKKLKIALNYGADAVYGGVSHFSLRNRASKEFTLETFKEGIDYAHALDKKVYATINGFPFNSQLKLLEEHLYKMAELEPDAFIIAAPGVIKLASKIAPHIPVHLSTQANVLNTLDAQVFYDLGVKRIVCARELSLNDAIEIKKALPNLELEIFVHGSMCFAFSGRCLISALQKGRVPNRGSCANDCRFDYEYYVKNPDNGVMMRLVEEEGVGTHIFNAKDLNLSGHIAEILNSNAISALKIEGRTKSSYYAAQTTRIYRLAVDDFYHNTLKPSFYASELNTLKNRGFTDGYLMRRPFERLDTQNHQTAISEGDFQVNGEITEDGRFFACKFTTTTNIAYEIIAPKNAAITPVVNEIGKIYTFEKRSYLVLYKILLENNTELETIHSGNVNLVRLPAPLPAFSFLRTQVESKNGV; this is encoded by the coding sequence GTGATTTTGAATCAAGTTGAATTACTCTCTCCAGCTGGTAATTTAAAGAAACTTAAAATCGCTCTCAACTATGGGGCTGATGCGGTTTATGGGGGAGTGAGCCATTTTTCTTTACGCAATCGCGCCAGTAAAGAATTCACTTTAGAGACTTTTAAAGAAGGGATTGACTACGCCCATGCGTTGGATAAAAAAGTCTATGCCACGATCAATGGTTTCCCTTTCAATTCACAGCTCAAACTTTTAGAAGAGCATCTTTATAAAATGGCAGAGCTAGAGCCAGACGCTTTCATTATCGCTGCGCCTGGTGTCATCAAGCTCGCTTCAAAAATCGCCCCGCATATTCCTGTCCATTTATCCACGCAAGCGAATGTTTTAAACACGCTAGATGCGCAAGTGTTTTATGATTTAGGGGTTAAACGCATCGTGTGCGCTAGGGAATTGAGCCTGAATGATGCGATTGAAATTAAAAAAGCCCTACCTAATTTGGAATTAGAAATCTTTGTGCATGGGAGCATGTGCTTTGCCTTTTCAGGGCGTTGCTTGATTTCGGCTTTACAAAAGGGGCGCGTGCCTAATAGAGGGAGTTGCGCGAATGATTGCCGGTTTGATTATGAATATTATGTGAAAAACCCTGATAACGGCGTGATGATGAGGTTGGTTGAAGAAGAAGGCGTAGGCACGCATATTTTTAACGCTAAAGATTTGAATCTCTCTGGCCATATCGCTGAAATTTTAAATTCCAACGCCATTAGCGCGCTCAAGATTGAAGGGCGCACCAAGTCCAGTTACTACGCCGCGCAAACCACGCGAATCTATCGTTTAGCGGTTGATGATTTTTACCATAACACCTTAAAGCCGAGTTTTTATGCTAGTGAATTGAACACGCTTAAAAACAGGGGTTTTACGGACGGCTATTTGATGCGAAGGCCTTTTGAAAGGCTGGACACTCAAAACCACCAAACAGCCATTAGCGAAGGGGATTTTCAAGTCAATGGCGAAATAACAGAAGACGGGCGTTTTTTTGCATGCAAATTCACCACCACCACTAACATAGCTTATGAAATCATCGCCCCCAAAAATGCGGCTATCACGCCCGTAGTCAATGAAATTGGCAAGATTTATACCTTTGAAAAACGCTCTTATTTAGTGCTGTATAAAATCCTTTTAGAAAATAACACCGAGTTAGAAACTATCCATAGCGGGAATGTGAATTTAGTGCGACTGCCCGCGCCTTTGCCGGCTTTTAGTTTTTTACGCACCCAAGTAGAGTCTAAAAATGGCGTTTAG
- the prfB gene encoding peptide chain release factor 2, whose amino-acid sequence MDNYTYSELLKSLQNKCDNIALIIKPEKIKQELERIEKEQEYPNFWQDVLKARDTNKEKVRLNRLLETYQKTKNSLDESVELFELAQNDNDEVTLSLLYEEAPVLEHSVQKVEIEIMLSGENDASNAIITIQPGAGGTESQDWASILYRMYLRWAERRGFKSEILDYQDGEEAGIKGVAFIIKGENAYGYLKNENGVHRLVRISPFDANAKRHTSFASVQISPELDDDIDIEIDEKDVRYDYYRASGAGGQHVNKTESAVRITHFPTGIVVQCQNDRSQHKNKASALKMLKSKLYELELEKQQSSAKNEEKSEIGWGHQIRSYVLAPYQQVKDARSNIAYSNVEAILDGDIDAILEGVLIAKA is encoded by the coding sequence GTGGATAATTACACCTATAGCGAATTGTTAAAAAGCTTGCAAAACAAATGCGATAATATCGCCTTAATCATCAAGCCTGAAAAGATCAAACAGGAATTAGAACGCATTGAAAAAGAGCAAGAATACCCTAATTTTTGGCAAGATGTTTTAAAAGCCAGAGACACCAATAAAGAAAAAGTGCGCTTGAACCGCTTGCTAGAAACCTATCAAAAAACGAAAAATTCTTTAGATGAAAGCGTGGAATTGTTTGAACTCGCTCAAAACGATAACGATGAGGTTACTTTATCCTTACTCTATGAAGAGGCTCCTGTTTTAGAACACAGCGTGCAAAAAGTGGAAATTGAAATCATGTTAAGCGGTGAGAATGACGCCTCAAACGCTATTATCACCATTCAGCCTGGAGCGGGGGGGACTGAAAGCCAGGATTGGGCGAGCATTTTGTATCGCATGTATTTGAGGTGGGCGGAAAGAAGGGGCTTTAAAAGCGAGATTTTAGACTATCAAGATGGCGAAGAAGCGGGCATTAAAGGGGTCGCCTTTATCATTAAGGGCGAAAACGCTTATGGCTATTTAAAGAATGAAAACGGGGTGCATAGGCTTGTAAGGATTTCGCCCTTTGATGCGAACGCCAAACGGCACACGAGTTTTGCGAGCGTGCAAATTAGCCCTGAATTAGACGATGATATTGATATAGAAATTGATGAAAAAGATGTCCGTTATGATTATTACAGAGCCAGTGGGGCAGGCGGTCAGCATGTCAATAAAACAGAAAGCGCGGTTAGAATCACGCATTTCCCTACCGGTATTGTGGTGCAATGCCAAAACGACAGGAGCCAGCATAAAAACAAGGCGAGCGCGTTAAAAATGCTTAAATCCAAGCTTTATGAATTGGAATTAGAAAAACAGCAAAGTAGCGCCAAAAATGAAGAAAAAAGCGAGATCGGTTGGGGGCATCAAATAAGAAGCTATGTTTTAGCCCCCTACCAGCAAGTCAAAGACGCGCGCTCCAATATTGCTTATAGCAATGTGGAAGCGATTTTAGACGGCGATATTGATGCGATTTTAGAGGGCGTTTTGATCGCTAAAGCTTAA
- the arsS gene encoding acid-sensing histidine kinase ArsS → MRFSIFFKVVALFMITLFSFGAFAYYFVSSQINHEKYQNEMRHYQFVTTINEILNNYSDYRAIEDYLYKIGFRETTIENLEKVLAKRRHQLHHRNIGYAEVFKFSDMVFILLKKDEHFVLYKDLHSVSYRNYFLAITVGLLLILFLFLFVLQSLLPLRELRSQVKRFAQGDKSVSCKSKQKDEIGDLANEFDNCILKINAMNESRVLFLRSIMHELRTPITKGKILSSMLKEELSQKRFISIFDHLNTLIEQFARIEQLASKNYGSNKEKFLMSDLIDKIEKMLLIDEDKKSPIHVSSSNYIIEADFELFAIALKNMVDNAIKYSDDKQVFLDFIGNNLVVSNKSKPLKEDFEKYLQPYFKSSNPSQAHGFGLGMYIIKNALEAMGLNLSYHYSNGRICFTIHDCVFNSFYDLEADNEELPPPPRKFERDEGNERNRKSQLWG, encoded by the coding sequence TTGCGTTTCTCTATCTTTTTTAAAGTTGTCGCTTTGTTTATGATAACGCTCTTTAGTTTTGGAGCGTTCGCTTACTATTTCGTGTCTTCTCAAATCAACCATGAAAAATATCAAAACGAAATGCGCCATTACCAGTTTGTTACCACCATCAATGAAATTTTAAATAACTACTCTGATTATAGAGCTATAGAAGATTACCTCTATAAAATTGGCTTTAGAGAAACCACAATAGAAAATTTAGAAAAGGTTTTAGCCAAAAGACGCCACCAGTTGCACCACAGAAATATTGGGTATGCTGAAGTGTTTAAATTCAGCGATATGGTTTTTATCCTTTTAAAAAAGGATGAGCATTTTGTGCTTTATAAAGATTTGCATTCGGTTTCTTATAGGAATTATTTCTTAGCTATTACGGTGGGTTTGTTATTGATTTTATTCCTCTTTTTATTTGTTTTGCAGAGTTTATTGCCCTTAAGAGAGTTAAGATCTCAAGTGAAACGCTTCGCTCAAGGGGATAAAAGCGTGAGTTGTAAAAGCAAGCAAAAAGATGAAATAGGGGATCTGGCTAACGAATTTGACAATTGCATTCTAAAAATCAATGCGATGAATGAATCTCGGGTTTTATTTTTGCGCTCTATCATGCATGAACTACGCACCCCTATCACTAAGGGCAAAATACTAAGCTCTATGCTCAAAGAAGAATTGTCGCAAAAACGCTTCATTTCCATTTTTGATCACCTAAACACGCTGATTGAGCAATTTGCCCGCATTGAGCAGCTCGCTTCCAAAAACTATGGGAGCAATAAAGAAAAATTTTTAATGAGCGATTTGATAGACAAGATTGAAAAAATGCTTTTAATTGATGAGGATAAAAAAAGCCCTATCCATGTATCCTCTTCCAATTACATCATTGAAGCGGATTTTGAATTGTTTGCTATAGCGTTAAAAAACATGGTAGATAATGCGATCAAATACAGCGATGACAAACAAGTGTTTTTGGATTTCATAGGCAATAATTTAGTGGTGTCCAATAAAAGCAAACCTTTAAAAGAAGATTTTGAAAAGTATTTGCAACCCTACTTTAAATCTTCTAACCCCAGCCAAGCCCATGGTTTTGGGTTAGGCATGTATATCATTAAAAACGCTTTAGAGGCTATGGGATTGAATTTGAGCTATCATTATAGCAATGGAAGAATCTGTTTCACTATCCATGATTGCGTTTTTAATAGTTTTTACGATTTAGAAGCGGATAATGAAGAGCTACCCCCCCCCCCCCGAAAATTTGAGAGAGATGAAGGGAATGAAAGGAACAGAAAAAGCCAATTGTGGGGTTAA
- a CDS encoding YebC/PmpR family DNA-binding transcriptional regulator: MGRAFEYRRAAKEKRWDKMSKVFPKLAKAITLAAKDGGSEPDTNAKLRTAILNAKAQNMPKDNIDAAIKRASSKEGNLSEITYEGKANFGVLIIMECMTDNPTRTIANLKSYFNKTQGASIVPNGSLEFMFNRKSVFECLKSEVENLKLSLEDLEFALIDYGLEALEEVEDKIIIRGDYNSFKLLNEGFESLRLPILKAGLQRIATTPIELNDEQMELTEKLLDRIEDDDDVVALYTNIE; the protein is encoded by the coding sequence ATGGGACGAGCGTTTGAATACAGAAGAGCGGCCAAAGAAAAACGATGGGATAAGATGAGTAAGGTTTTCCCCAAGCTCGCCAAAGCGATCACTCTAGCGGCAAAAGATGGCGGGAGCGAGCCGGACACGAACGCCAAACTGCGAACAGCGATTTTAAACGCTAAAGCGCAAAACATGCCTAAAGACAATATTGATGCAGCGATTAAAAGAGCGAGCAGCAAAGAGGGGAATTTGAGTGAAATCACTTATGAGGGTAAGGCGAATTTTGGCGTGCTAATCATCATGGAATGCATGACTGATAACCCCACTAGAACGATCGCCAACCTTAAAAGCTATTTCAATAAAACGCAAGGAGCGAGCATCGTGCCTAATGGCTCTTTAGAGTTTATGTTTAATAGAAAAAGCGTGTTTGAATGCTTGAAAAGTGAAGTGGAAAATTTAAAACTCAGCCTAGAAGATTTAGAGTTCGCCCTCATTGATTATGGTTTGGAAGCATTAGAAGAAGTGGAGGATAAAATTATTATTAGGGGGGATTATAACAGCTTCAAGCTTTTAAATGAGGGGTTTGAAAGCTTGAGATTACCCATTTTAAAAGCGGGTTTGCAACGCATCGCCACAACGCCCATTGAATTGAATGACGAACAGATGGAGCTTACCGAAAAATTATTGGATAGGATTGAAGACGATGATGATGTGGTCGCGCTTTATACGAATATTGAGTGA
- the cheZ gene encoding protein phosphatase CheZ — protein MTQEELDALMSGGDLENLEALETKEEAKEPTKEKEETKEEPKEGKENSNYSEKMTVKKEDAEKYGKISPNEWPPPPPTEEHKVVHQLDDVTRDSEVKATQIFDQLDLIGSSAEKIAKMVKKIQEPLQKHQEIFDNLHGHFPHVESFKTALNEQQEILNALKSIEEEATNCSDSSMQAMDIMQFQDIHRQKIERVVNVMRALSQYMNSLFEGKIDDSKRVSSATFITGDDDKDLASADDIEALIASFGAK, from the coding sequence ATGACACAAGAAGAATTAGACGCTTTGATGAGTGGTGGCGATTTAGAAAACTTGGAAGCCTTAGAAACCAAAGAGGAGGCTAAAGAACCCACTAAAGAGAAAGAAGAAACTAAAGAAGAGCCTAAAGAGGGTAAAGAAAATTCCAATTATAGTGAAAAAATGACCGTCAAAAAAGAGGACGCTGAAAAATACGGCAAGATTAGCCCCAATGAATGGCCACCCCCTCCCCCCACTGAAGAGCATAAAGTCGTGCATCAATTAGACGATGTTACAAGAGATTCTGAAGTGAAAGCCACGCAGATTTTTGATCAATTGGATCTGATCGGATCTAGCGCTGAGAAAATCGCTAAAATGGTTAAAAAAATCCAAGAACCTTTGCAAAAACACCAAGAAATTTTTGACAATTTGCATGGTCATTTCCCCCATGTTGAATCTTTTAAAACCGCACTCAATGAGCAACAAGAAATCCTAAACGCCCTTAAAAGCATTGAAGAAGAAGCCACCAATTGCTCTGATAGCTCCATGCAAGCGATGGATATTATGCAGTTTCAAGATATTCACCGCCAAAAAATTGAGCGCGTGGTCAATGTCATGCGAGCGCTCAGCCAATACATGAATTCGCTTTTTGAAGGCAAAATTGATGATTCTAAGCGCGTGAGTTCAGCGACTTTTATCACCGGTGATGACGATAAAGATTTAGCCAGCGCTGATGATATTGAAGCTTTGATCGCTTCTTTTGGAGCCAAGTGA
- the fliR gene encoding flagellar biosynthetic protein FliR, whose amino-acid sequence MLDFLQELSTPHVRDFFLLFLRVSGVLSFFPFFENHLVPLSVRGALSLYVSAIFYPTLEFSNAAYTPEGFIIACLCELFLGVCASIFLQIVFASLVFATDSISFSMGLTMASAYDPISGSQKPIVGQALLLLAILILLDLSFHHQIILFVDHSLKAVPLGRFVFEPALAKNIVKAFSHLFVIGFSMAFPILCLVLLSDIIFGMIMKTHPQFNLLAIGFPVKIAIGFVGIILIASAIMGRFKDEISLAFSVISKIF is encoded by the coding sequence ATGCTAGATTTCCTCCAAGAGCTTAGCACCCCCCATGTTAGGGATTTTTTCTTGTTGTTTTTAAGGGTTAGTGGGGTGTTATCTTTTTTCCCTTTTTTTGAAAACCATTTGGTGCCATTGTCGGTGCGTGGGGCTTTGAGCTTGTATGTGAGCGCGATTTTTTACCCCACTTTAGAGTTTTCAAACGCCGCTTACACGCCAGAAGGTTTTATTATTGCTTGTTTATGCGAGCTGTTTTTAGGGGTGTGCGCGTCCATCTTTTTACAAATCGTTTTTGCGAGCTTAGTGTTTGCCACTGACAGCATCAGCTTTTCTATGGGGCTTACCATGGCGAGCGCGTATGATCCCATTTCAGGATCACAAAAACCCATCGTGGGGCAAGCCCTTTTATTGTTAGCGATTTTAATTTTATTGGATTTATCGTTCCACCATCAAATCATTTTATTTGTGGATCACAGCTTAAAAGCCGTCCCTTTAGGGCGATTTGTCTTTGAGCCAGCGTTGGCTAAAAACATTGTCAAAGCCTTTTCACACTTGTTTGTCATAGGGTTTTCTATGGCGTTCCCTATTTTATGCTTGGTGTTATTGAGCGATATTATTTTTGGCATGATCATGAAAACCCACCCTCAGTTCAACCTGCTCGCTATCGGGTTTCCGGTTAAAATTGCGATCGGATTTGTGGGCATTATTTTAATCGCTTCGGCTATCATGGGGCGTTTTAAAGATGAAATCAGCCTGGCCTTTAGCGTTATTAGTAAAATCTTTTAA
- the arsR gene encoding acid response regulator transcription factor ArsR, with the protein MIEVLMIEDDIELAKFLSEFLLQHGIHVTNYDEPYTGLSAANTQNYDLLLLDLTLPNLDGLEVCRRISKQKHIPIIISSARSDVEDKIKALDYGADDYLPKPYDPKELLARIQSLLRRSHKKEEVSEPGDANIFRVNKDNREVYMHEKKLDLTRAEYEILSLLISKKGYVFSRESIAIESESINPESSNKSIDVIIGRLRSKIEKNPKQPQYIISVRGIGYKLEY; encoded by the coding sequence ATGATAGAAGTTTTAATGATAGAAGATGATATAGAATTAGCCAAGTTTTTGAGCGAGTTTTTGCTCCAACATGGCATTCATGTAACCAATTACGATGAGCCATATACCGGTCTTAGTGCGGCTAACACACAAAATTATGATTTGTTGTTGTTGGATTTAACTTTGCCTAATTTAGACGGGCTTGAAGTGTGTAGGCGCATCTCCAAACAAAAACATATCCCTATTATTATTTCTTCAGCAAGAAGCGATGTGGAAGATAAGATTAAAGCGCTAGATTATGGGGCTGATGATTATCTCCCTAAACCCTATGATCCTAAAGAATTATTAGCTCGCATCCAATCCTTACTCAGGCGTTCTCATAAAAAAGAAGAAGTGAGTGAGCCAGGCGATGCGAATATCTTTAGGGTGAATAAGGATAACCGAGAAGTGTATATGCATGAAAAAAAGCTAGACTTAACTAGGGCTGAATATGAAATCCTTTCGCTTCTCATTAGCAAAAAAGGTTATGTGTTTAGCCGTGAAAGCATTGCGATTGAGAGCGAGAGCATCAACCCTGAAAGCTCTAATAAAAGCATTGATGTGATCATTGGCCGTTTGCGATCTAAGATTGAAAAAAATCCTAAACAACCGCAATACATCATCTCTGTTAGAGGGATTGGTTATAAATTAGAATATTGA
- a CDS encoding CiaD-like domain-containing protein, which produces MELKNIISETLNEIEKMAKTIDDGFDAAQKTPSFFKTPPYLQNTPLEPKNAAKIETQEKITEENTEEKEEEAKGITIEEITPETPTQAPISSERVFLRNLLERTLVLLKGMQALEEKEALKRLDLVARFLQYQLSVLEKRLESLERENTK; this is translated from the coding sequence ATGGAATTGAAAAACATTATTTCAGAAACCCTTAATGAAATTGAAAAAATGGCTAAAACGATTGATGATGGCTTTGATGCGGCGCAAAAAACGCCCTCTTTTTTTAAAACGCCTCCCTATTTGCAAAACACCCCTTTAGAGCCAAAAAACGCTGCTAAAATAGAAACCCAAGAAAAAATCACAGAAGAAAATACAGAAGAAAAAGAAGAAGAAGCAAAAGGAATCACTATAGAAGAAATCACGCCAGAAACCCCCACGCAAGCGCCAATTTCAAGCGAGCGGGTTTTTTTAAGAAACTTACTAGAAAGAACTTTAGTGTTATTGAAGGGCATGCAGGCTTTAGAAGAAAAAGAAGCGCTGAAGCGTTTGGATTTAGTGGCGCGTTTCTTGCAATACCAATTGAGCGTGCTTGAAAAACGATTGGAATCTTTGGAGCGAGAAAACACAAAGTAG
- a CDS encoding molybdopterin molybdotransferase MoeA has protein sequence MISFKEALKIHSNIPLKPLEVEVVSLFESAGRILAEDIICVHALPKFNQSAMDGYGFKMQDLGQKTQIIQHIFAGDDVSTLEVRENECVKIMTGAMVPKGIETIVPIECMLESHKDFALAPKDFKIHANIRQKGENASLNSVLVPKNTRLNYGHIALIASQGFKEIKAFRKLKIALFSSGDELVPLGQNALECQVYDVNSVGVFNMLKNYNTHFLGVLKDDKNLQLKILELQGYDVILSSAGVSVGDKDFFKDALKEKNALFYYEKINLKPGRPVTLAQLNQSLIIGLPGNPLSCLVVLRVLILPLLERLSLNKDFKLKPFKAQINAPLKLNNKRTHLILGNYSNHQFIPYNNNRYESGAIQALAQVDSIALIDEGVGLVQGEIEILRFEN, from the coding sequence ATGATTAGTTTTAAAGAAGCCCTAAAAATCCATTCTAACATTCCCCTAAAACCCTTAGAAGTAGAGGTTGTCTCTTTGTTTGAAAGCGCAGGGCGCATTTTAGCAGAGGATATTATTTGCGTTCACGCCTTGCCTAAATTCAATCAAAGCGCTATGGACGGCTATGGGTTTAAAATGCAAGATTTAGGCCAAAAAACTCAAATCATCCAGCACATTTTTGCCGGAGATGATGTGAGCACTTTAGAAGTTAGAGAAAATGAATGCGTTAAAATCATGACTGGAGCGATGGTGCCAAAGGGAATAGAAACGATCGTTCCCATAGAATGCATGCTAGAGAGTCATAAAGATTTCGCCCTAGCTCCTAAAGATTTTAAAATTCACGCTAATATCCGTCAAAAGGGCGAGAACGCTTCTTTAAACAGCGTTTTGGTCCCTAAAAATACCCGTTTGAATTATGGGCATATCGCGCTCATTGCCTCTCAAGGGTTCAAAGAAATCAAAGCGTTTAGGAAATTAAAAATCGCTCTCTTTAGCAGCGGCGATGAATTAGTGCCTTTAGGGCAAAACGCCCTAGAATGCCAAGTTTATGATGTTAATTCAGTGGGTGTTTTTAACATGCTTAAAAACTACAACACGCATTTTCTAGGGGTTTTAAAAGATGATAAAAATTTACAGCTTAAAATACTTGAATTGCAAGGCTATGATGTCATCCTTTCAAGCGCGGGGGTGAGCGTGGGGGATAAAGACTTTTTTAAAGACGCCTTGAAAGAAAAAAACGCCCTTTTTTATTACGAAAAAATCAATCTCAAACCTGGAAGACCGGTAACTTTAGCCCAACTCAATCAAAGTCTTATCATAGGCTTACCGGGTAATCCTTTAAGTTGCTTAGTCGTTTTACGAGTTTTGATTCTACCCTTATTGGAGCGCTTATCCTTAAATAAAGATTTTAAATTAAAACCCTTTAAGGCTCAAATCAATGCCCCTTTAAAGCTTAATAACAAACGGACGCATTTAATCTTAGGCAACTATTCAAACCACCAATTCATTCCTTACAACAACAACCGCTATGAATCAGGAGCGATTCAAGCCCTTGCGCAAGTGGATTCTATCGCTTTAATTGATGAAGGAGTGGGATTGGTTCAGGGCGAAATTGAAATTTTAAGGTTTGAAAATTAA